The Ignavibacteriales bacterium genome contains the following window.
CTTGAATATTTAGAATACACGGCACAGTTGCAAGGTGTTGGGAAGTCTTATGTTTCTCAACGAATGAGAGACATGGTGGAAGCGTGCGGTTTGGGTGAAATGAAACATAAAGATATCGGTCAGTTATCGAAAGGATACAGGCAGCGTGTGGGTTTGGCGGCGGCAATGATTCACGACCCGAAGGTATTGATCCTAGATGAACCAACCAGCGGTCTCGATCCGAATCAAATAGTTGAGATTAGAAGTTTGATAAGGGAACTTGGCAAACAAAAGACCGTTATTCTTTCAACGCATATTTTACCCGAAGTTCAAGCCACATGTAATCGTGTTGTAATTATCAACCGTGGTAAAATAGTTGCTGACGGACCGATTGCTGATTTGCAGCGAAGTCTGCACGGAGGGGAAAAAGTTGTGCTCGAAATTGAATTCCCCGATGGACAATCGTTCGAGATGGTCTCTTTGCAATTTAAAACCATCCCGGCAATTGAAACCGTCTCTCTTATCGAAGAGAGAGACAATGTGAAACGGTTCAGCGTTGAAACTTCGACTGCGATCGATATCCGCAAAGAACTTTTTCAAATGTGCGTGCAAAAAAATTGGGGACTGCTTGAACTGCACCGTGCCCAAACAAGTCTTGAAGATATTTTCCGGCAACTAACATCGGACGTGACAAAATGAACTTTCAAAATATAAAAAATATATATTTAAAGGAACTGCGCTCCTTCTTCAATTCACCCGTCGCATATATAATCATCGTTGTTTACCTCACGATCCTGGGATGGTTTTTCGTGAGTAATCTTTTTTTGAATAATATGTCGACACTCAGAACTGTCTTCGAAATGACACCGTTCCTATTATTGTTTTTTGCTCCAGCCATGACCATGCGCTCGATATCCGAGGAGAAAAAATCGGGCACGCTCGAGCTTTTATTCACTAAACCGATAAAAGAGTACGAAATTGTTGCCGGTAAATTTCTTGCGGCATGGGCGCTATACTTCTTTACACTGATGCCCACGCTTTTATATTATATCACAATAACATCGATCGGAGATTTAGATACCGGAGCGGTTATCGGAGGATATTTAGGATTGATGCTGGTTGGTGCGGTATTTCTTGCCATCAGTATTTTCGGTTCCTCGCTCACGGAAAATCAAGTCGTTGCGTTCATTGTAAGTCTGTTCATAGTGTTCGGACTTTTTATGCTGGATAAAGTTTTATTTTATTTGCCAACAACGATCGCGATGGTATTAGAATATATAAGTATCGATTATCATTTCTCTAATATAGCCCGGGGTGTTATTGATACTCGTGATCTGTTATACTATCTCTCAATGATCGGATTCTCGTTGTATCTGGCAACAGTTGTGTTGCAGAAACGCAGATGGGCATAAGGGATTGGAGAATAATATGAGCAAAAGAAACGTAATCTTCCGTCTGATACTCCTTCTAGGAATCATTGTTTTAATTAATATAGTCGGCTTGCGGTTTTTTAGACGACTCGACATGACCAACTTGAATATCTACACACTTTCACCGGCAAGCAAGGAATTGGTTAAAACTCTTGACGATAAATTTTTGGTGAAAGCTTACTTCACATCCGACTTACCTCCTGATTACCAGAACAACCGCCGTGACCTGCGAGATCTTTTGGATGAATACCGCGCTTATGCCGGCGGAAATTTTCAATATGAATTCATCGATCCGGGTAAAAAAGAAGAATTAGAACAAGAAGCACAACGATATGGAATTCCACCCGTTCAAGTACAAGTGCTGAAAGAAGATAAACTTCAAATTGAAAAAGCGTATATGGGAATGGTTTTCTTATACGGTGATAAACAGGAACGAGTGCCGGTCATCCAATCTACGCTTAACATGGAATATGAGATAAGTTCGGCGGTTAAAAAGATGACATCGAAAGAATTGAAGAAGATAGGTTTCTTGTCCGGACAGGGGGAACCCGATTTACCCAAGATGAGCCGACTCCAAGAAATTCTGGCAAAACAATATGAGGTTACAACCGTCGATTTAAGTAACGGTAAACCAATACCGAGTGACATTGCGGCGTTGGTGATGATTGCTCCTACGCAACCGTTTAAAGGTTGGGAAAAATTTCTTATCGATCAATATTTAATGAAGGGTGGTAAGATAGCATTCTTCCTGAATAAAGTGAATGCTTCTCTTCAAACTCAATATGGACAACCGCTCAATCTCAATCTCGATGACATGCTCGAATCGTACGGAGTGCGCATCAACACCGATCTTGTACGTGATATAAGTTGCGCGTATGTAACAGTTCAGCAGCAGGCAGGTTATATGGTGATTCAAAACCAGGTACCGTTCTATTATTTACCGCGTGCCGCTGAATTCGAAAAATCAAGTCCGATAGTAAAAGATTTAAGTTCGGTCGTGTTTTATTTTGCAAGCTCAATCGATACAAGCATGATACGTTCAAAAGGGCTCGTGCCACAAGTTCTGGTCAGAACATCCAATAAAAGCGGCAGACAGGAAAATGTTTTCGTTATAAGCCCAACTATGCAAGCGACAAAAGAAATGTTCTCGGAAAAAGGGATACCGCTCGCAGTTACAGTGGAAGGATCGTTCGCGAGCGCTTATGGCAACAAACCGATCGGGGTCGATTCAAGTTTCCACGGTTCGCTTGATTCAACAAACCGGCTGGTAACGAGTAAGTTATCGAAGATTATTGTTGTGGGCGATGGTGAGTTTGTTCAAGATCAATTCTCCGGTGGAAATAAAGATAATTTTCTGCTTGTAGGTAATATGATCGATTGGCTGGCTGACGACATCGGCCTTGCTGCCATCCGCTCGCGTGAAAGCGGTATGAAACCGTTGGATGAGGTCAGCGAAGGAACGAAATCGTGGATCAAAGGCATCAATCTCGCTGTTCCTCCATTTTTAATTATCGTCATCGGAGTTGTCCGGTGGCGGATGCGCATTGCAACACGGAAAAAATTAGAAGCACGCGGTTTGTGATTATTTTAAATGGGAAATCTCGATGAATAAAACAACTCAAATTCTGATCGCAGTACTTGTAATTCTTGTTGTCATAGTGATTTTGATTTTGCCATCGTCAGGCGAACGTGAAGTAAGTTATGACCTTCCACTCGCTGCGGTAAAGATCGATTCGGGAGCTGTGGTTAAAATCGAAATTGTTCAACCTAAAAGCAGTATCATGTTGGAGAATATCGGTGGAAAATGGGAAGTTACCTCGCCGATTCATGCCACAGCCGATCCGGTTGCCATTGCGCAATTATTGAACGGTTTCTCACAATTTAAGATTGGCAGTCTGATTTCATCCAATCCTGAAAAGCAAAAATTATTTCAAGTCGATTCTTCCGGAACGCGATTGACATTCACCAATCGTAATGCAAAAACAACTAGTTTGATTATCGGGAAAATGGGTCCTTCATTTTCAGAATTATATTTCCGTCTTCCCGATTCAAAAGAAGTTTATCTCGGTGAAGGTGTGGACACATGGAACGTCAACAAGAGCGTGAAAGACTGGCGCGATAAATCAATATATCGAACCATGACTGAATCGATAAAAGAAATAACAATTACAACTGCCGCAAAAGAATTTCTTTTCAACCGTGAATCTGACGGTTGGCATATCGGTGATAGGGTTATCGATAATAATGAGTTGAATCCGCTTCTGAACACGCTTTCAAATTTGCGTGCCGACGATTTCGTCGACACAGTTACCGATATAAACTCGAAACCGATCATTGTTTCTGTTAACGGCGCGGATAAAATATCGCTTTCATTTTATCCTGTATTACCTGACTCCGGAAAATATTTCGTGCGCTCTGCGAGATCTCCTCAATTGTTCATTGTAAACAAATGGATAGTTCAGCAGATATTACAACCGACTGTCAAGCCGATTGCGGGCGTAAAACCATCACTTGAAACAGAAATCGCGGTTGACAAGACACCGATTAAGAAAGAAGAAGTGAAGTCTGCGGAAGTATCAAATCCTGTGATTGAAAAACCAAAACCTGTTCTAGCACCGGCAAAACAAAATATTGAAGCGTCGAAAGAAACACCCAAACAAGTTGAAAAGCAAATAGCTCCGGTTACAAAAGAGAAGGAATCAAAACCAATAGTTGAACCGAAGAAAGAAACTCCAAAGGCGCAAGTTGCTGCACCTAAGCAAGAACTGGAATTAAAAAAACAATTCGAGCAACCAAAAACTCAGCAACCGCCAGAATCGGATGAAGAAGGGGAGTTGATTGTTCATACAGTGGCTAAAGGCGAGTCGATGACGACGATCGCGAAGAAATACAGCGTTACACCTGAAAAAATTATCAAATGGAATCTTCTGAAATCAATAGCGGTAAAACCCGGTCAAGAATTATATATTTATGTGAAGAAGTAAAAGAAAGATCGAAATAGTTTAATAAATTATGGGCAAATATGTTTGCCCATTTTTATTTCTGGGAGATTAAATGCACTTTCCATTGATTCTGTTCGATAATACTGTCGACTTCAGCATGAGGAGTCAGATATAACGCGAGAAATTTATAAATTGAATCTATTGGAATTTCAACCACCTTTGTTTGCGTAATCCTGTCATTCGGATTTGAAGGAAGCGACGGGAGATAACATCCTGCATCTTCGCATTGCTTCAAGATTTTTGGATGCGCGATCACGAGATTCACACCACGATTGACAAGGTAATTAAACGTCGACATCCGTTGATGCCCCGGAGTGATTCCCGTTACTGCCCCTTCTCTTGCGATATATCGGTCGTTCAGTCCGTACATATCAATCGATCGGAGTTCTGAAAAATATGGTATGGCACCTGCTGCTGTGACTCCGATAGTCATGTTTTTTACATGGTTGAAATATTGATGTAATGATTTCCCGATCCCCGACCAATTTTCATCTTCAGCGAAAAGATGATTGTGAAGATTGTGTATCGGCTCGATACGTTCATCTTTATCAAGCGCGAATGTTAAAGCATGGTGAACCGATCCGGAAAGAATGAGAAAGGTCAACACCCACTGGTAAATCCGATTTTTGATAAAGTAAAAGATCACCCAACCAAAAAGAATAAAAATGAAAGGCATAATAGGAACAAAAAATCTGAATTCCATAAAATCCCCGCCGATTTTAATCACGTACGCGAGCCATAAACCGATCAGCGAGCAGAGAAGGATTATGTGTGAAATTTTATTTTTGAATATCGATTTCACTGCAAAAATCGAAATGATTGAAATAGGAAACAACAAATAACTGAAGATAAATGTCGATACATATTTCAATCCTTTGAGCGGGGAAGTGATTGCAGAAGCTTTGACGTAAAAGGTGTTCGGTAAAATATTGCCGTAGTATGATAGCTTCCATAACAACCACGATCCCACTATGATCATAATCGGTGCCGTAAGAAATAGTGAATACCTGATTTTTATTCGGGCAGGAAAATTAAGCGAGAATATTTTATTCCCGATAAATATCGTCAATAACAAAATAACTATTCCCGAATCGAGACGGGTTAGAATGGCGAGTGCAAATAATATTGAAGTAACGAACAGATATTTATGTTCAAAATTGGAGCCGATTGTTATTTTCAGTGTAAAATAAAAACCAAGAATTAACAGAGCAGTTTGCATTTG
Protein-coding sequences here:
- a CDS encoding ATP-binding cassette domain-containing protein, translating into MSIQVNNLIKLYGDAKAVSDISFEVHSGEILGFLGPNGAGKTTTMRIITCYLSPNAGSIKVEGHDIQTDSLAVRKLVGYLPEQNPLYHDMNVLEYLEYTAQLQGVGKSYVSQRMRDMVEACGLGEMKHKDIGQLSKGYRQRVGLAAAMIHDPKVLILDEPTSGLDPNQIVEIRSLIRELGKQKTVILSTHILPEVQATCNRVVIINRGKIVADGPIADLQRSLHGGEKVVLEIEFPDGQSFEMVSLQFKTIPAIETVSLIEERDNVKRFSVETSTAIDIRKELFQMCVQKNWGLLELHRAQTSLEDIFRQLTSDVTK
- a CDS encoding ABC transporter permease subunit, with the translated sequence MSTLRTVFEMTPFLLLFFAPAMTMRSISEEKKSGTLELLFTKPIKEYEIVAGKFLAAWALYFFTLMPTLLYYITITSIGDLDTGAVIGGYLGLMLVGAVFLAISIFGSSLTENQVVAFIVSLFIVFGLFMLDKVLFYLPTTIAMVLEYISIDYHFSNIARGVIDTRDLLYYLSMIGFSLYLATVVLQKRRWA
- a CDS encoding Gldg family protein, whose translation is MSKRNVIFRLILLLGIIVLINIVGLRFFRRLDMTNLNIYTLSPASKELVKTLDDKFLVKAYFTSDLPPDYQNNRRDLRDLLDEYRAYAGGNFQYEFIDPGKKEELEQEAQRYGIPPVQVQVLKEDKLQIEKAYMGMVFLYGDKQERVPVIQSTLNMEYEISSAVKKMTSKELKKIGFLSGQGEPDLPKMSRLQEILAKQYEVTTVDLSNGKPIPSDIAALVMIAPTQPFKGWEKFLIDQYLMKGGKIAFFLNKVNASLQTQYGQPLNLNLDDMLESYGVRINTDLVRDISCAYVTVQQQAGYMVIQNQVPFYYLPRAAEFEKSSPIVKDLSSVVFYFASSIDTSMIRSKGLVPQVLVRTSNKSGRQENVFVISPTMQATKEMFSEKGIPLAVTVEGSFASAYGNKPIGVDSSFHGSLDSTNRLVTSKLSKIIVVGDGEFVQDQFSGGNKDNFLLVGNMIDWLADDIGLAAIRSRESGMKPLDEVSEGTKSWIKGINLAVPPFLIIVIGVVRWRMRIATRKKLEARGL
- a CDS encoding DUF4340 domain-containing protein, yielding MNKTTQILIAVLVILVVIVILILPSSGEREVSYDLPLAAVKIDSGAVVKIEIVQPKSSIMLENIGGKWEVTSPIHATADPVAIAQLLNGFSQFKIGSLISSNPEKQKLFQVDSSGTRLTFTNRNAKTTSLIIGKMGPSFSELYFRLPDSKEVYLGEGVDTWNVNKSVKDWRDKSIYRTMTESIKEITITTAAKEFLFNRESDGWHIGDRVIDNNELNPLLNTLSNLRADDFVDTVTDINSKPIIVSVNGADKISLSFYPVLPDSGKYFVRSARSPQLFIVNKWIVQQILQPTVKPIAGVKPSLETEIAVDKTPIKKEEVKSAEVSNPVIEKPKPVLAPAKQNIEASKETPKQVEKQIAPVTKEKESKPIVEPKKETPKAQVAAPKQELELKKQFEQPKTQQPPESDEEGELIVHTVAKGESMTTIAKKYSVTPEKIIKWNLLKSIAVKPGQELYIYVKK